The proteins below come from a single Metarhizium brunneum chromosome 1, complete sequence genomic window:
- the PATG gene encoding 6-methylsalicylic acid decarboxylase — MKPSTLLGGSLAASSSGAVSNPSTSKIDVHAHFIPDFYAQALRDAGHVPGPDGMPAIPAWDPDTHLDFMHAQNITKAYLSISSPGVYLTVPSTIATTNATRLARQVNEYASRLKAQHPHRFGFFASLPLPDIQAALDEIHHCFHELDPKPDGVVLMSNYYGMYLGDPALSPVYKALDELNATVFEHPTTPCTEHNHVRFHTNGEAPPVAQKEWQALNRPVANRQLAAPTLDFPFDTARTFADLLYSKVPGRFARIKWIIPHAGGGLVPTLDRVVGYSSLYPGLNLTQAFVRETLARSFYFDLAGPWPARFAIPSLVRWVDYTNIVWGSDTPFTPWAMAAAGISAFDRDVEEVFGGEEEKAYAVRFGNAHGLFESRV; from the exons ATGAAGCCCTCTACACTCCTAGGCGGCTCTCTGGCTGCGTCTTCCTCGGGAGCAGTCTCCAATCCATCAACGAGCAAGATCGACGTCCATGCTCACTTCATTCCCGACTTCTACGCCCAAGCCCTTCGAGATGCCGGGCACGTACCCGGTCCCGATGGCATGCCCGCCATCCCG GCCTGGGACCCCGATACACACTTGGACTTTATGCATGCGCAAAACATCACCAAGGCCTACTTGTCGATTTCCAGTCCTGGCGTCTATCTCACCGTGCCCTCAACCATCGCAACCACCAATGCCACAAGGCTCGCCCGCCAGGTCAATGAATACGCATCGCGCCTCAAGGCCCAACACCCCCATCGATTCGGCTTCTTCGCGTCGCTCCCGCTCCCAGACATCCAGGCCGCCCTCGACGAAATCCACCACTGCTTCCACGAGCTCGACCCAAAACCAGACGGCGTCGTCCTCATGTCCAACTACTACGGCATGTACCTCGGCGACCCGGCCCTGAGCCCCGTCTACAAGGCGCTGGACGAGCTGAACGCCACCGTCTTCGAGcacccgacgacgccgtgcACCGAGCATAACCACGTACGATTCCACACCAACGGCGAAGCGCCCCCCGTCGCGCAAAAGGAATGGCAGGCGCTGAACCGGCCCGTGGCGAATCGACAACTCGCCGCGCCGACGCTCGACTTCCCCTTCGACACGGCGCGCACATTCGCCGACCTCTTGTACTCCAAGGTGCCGGGCCGCTTCGCACGCATCAAATGGATCATCCCGCACGCGGGGGGCGGCCTGGTTCCCACCCTCGACCGCGTCGTCGGCTACAGCTCGCTGTACCCCGGGCTGAATCTGACGCAGGCGTTTGTGAGGGAGACGCTCGCGAGGAGCTTCTACTTTGACCTTGCGGGCCCGTGGCCAGCCAGGTTTGCTATTCCGTCGCTTGTGCGATGGGTCGATTACACGAATATCGTGTGGGGGTCGGATACGCCCTTTACGccttgggccatggcggccgcgggAATATCTGCATTTGACAGGGACGTGGAGGAGGTATTTGGCGGtgaggaggaaaaggccTACGCTGTGAGATTCGGCAACGCACATGGACTTTTTGAAAGTCGAGTTTGA
- the ERG24 gene encoding Delta(14)-sterol reductase — protein MSSSKTAAKSAPPAKHGYEFFGPPGAFGISFGLPILVYVFTFVCNDISGCPAPSLLGPRPLSLEQLKIEVGWPQNGIWGLASWEATGAVLAYYLLNLILYRVLPATEVDGTVLSSGGRLKYRFNTFYSNTATLAALAAGTVAQGVEFPVWVFISENYLQILTANIGISYAIATFVYVRSFSVKPGNTQFRELAAGGCTGNLLYDWFIGRELNPRVTIPLIGEVDLKEWCELRPGMMGWIILNCAWCAQQYRNFGFVTDSIICITIVQALYIIDSWWFEPAILTTMDITTDGFGMMLAFGDLVWVPFVYSMQTRYLSVHPLSLGPAGLAGTLSLISLGFYIFRSANSQKNTFRTNPNDPSVAHLKYIETNTGSKLLITGWWGIARHINYLGDWIQSWPYSLPTGLAGYQIMAAGAGAAGQGAYIMKDGREVIQGNARGWAVPITYFYIVYFAVLLIHRERRDDEKCHRKYGEDWDKYKKIVRWRIIPGIY, from the exons ATGTCCTCATCAAAAACTGCGGCCAAGTCTGCACCTCCGGCTAAGCACGGATACGAGTTCTTCGGCCC tCCCGGCGCCTTTGGCATCTCGTTTGGTCTACCCATCCTCGTCTACGTCTTCACTTTCGTGTGCAACGACATATCCGGATGCCCTGCGCCATCGCTGCTAGGTCCGCGCCCCTTGTCACTAGAGCAGTTGAAGATTGAAGTCGGTTGGCCACAGAATGGAATATGGGGTCTCGCCAGCTGGGAAGCGACTGGTGCAGTTCTTGCCTACTACTTGCTGAACCTCATTTTGTACCGCGTTTTGCCTGCGACCGAGGTAGACGGGACCGTCTTGAGCTCCGGCGGCCGTCTCAAGTACCGATTCAACA CGTTCTACTCCAACACGGCTACTTTGGCAGCCCTCGCAGCCGGAACTGTTGCTCAAGGCGTCGAATTCCCCGTTTGGGTCTTTATCAGCGAGAACTACCTCCAGATTCTGACGGCAAATATCGGGATTTCCTATGCAATCGCCACTTTTGTGTACGTCCGCAGCTTCAGCGTCAAACCTGGAAACACGCAATTTCGCGAGCTTGCAGCCGGCGGCTGCACTGGCAACCTGCTCTATGACTGGTTCATTGGCCGCGAGCTCAACCCTCGCGTCACAATCCCCTTGATTGGAGAAGTTGACCTCAAGGAGTGGTGCGAGCTGAGACCTGGTATGATGGGCTGGATCATCCTTAACTGCGCTTGGTGTGCTCAGCAGTACCGCAACTTTGGCTTCGTCACCGACAGCATCATCTGCATCACGATTGTGCAGGCCCTCTACATAATAGATTCGTGGTGGTTTGAGCCTGCTATTCTAACAACTATGGACATCACGACTGACGGTTTTGGCATGATGCTTGCCTTTGGCGACCTTGTCTGGGTGCCCTTTGTCTACTCCATGCAAACTCGATACCTCTCCGTGCATCCTCTGTCGCTTGGTCCCGCCGGCCTCGCAGGTACCCTTTCCCTCATCAGCCTTGGCTTCTACATCTTCCGCTCCGCCAACAGCCAGAAGAACACTTTCCGCACAAACCCCAATGACCCCAGTGTCGCTCACCTGAAGTACATTGAGACCAACACGGGCAGCAAGCTTCTAATCACAGGCTGGTGGGGAATCGCTCGTCACATCAACTATCTTGGCGATTGGATCCAGTCTTGGCCATACAGTCTCCCCACCGGACTTGCTGGCTACCAGATTATGGCTGCTGGCGcaggcgccgccggccaaggCGCGTACATCATGAAGGACGGCCGGGAGGTTATTCAGGGCAATGCGCGAGGCTGGGCTGTCCCCATTACCTACTTCTACATTGTATACTTTGCCGTGCTGCTTATTCATCGTGAGCGTCGCGACGACGAGAAGTGCCATCGCAAGTACGGTGAGGACTGGGataaatacaagaagatTGTGCGTTGGAGAATCATCCCTGGTATTTATTAG
- the RED2_0 gene encoding Dehydrogenase RED2 yields the protein MSLVKLSESAPVRGLQSLSAVIQSPYFSGPLLAALLYAPDHLKQQVLQHLPPNFNIDVAKNVLQVLLGLGVLKTINQGLSSMAANSWRVTAAKGWDWPGEIAVVTGGCSGIGYCIVKRLVARRVKVAILDVQDPPKDFAADPLVRFYKCDITSPDSVAKAADAIRKDLGHPSILVNNAGITRPLPILEMPQDFLHKIFDVNCLSHWTLVQQFLPHMIKVNKGHIMTVASMASFIALPRGADYSATKAAALSFHESLAIELKHVYKADSVLTSVAHPNFVRTPLVQDFGHHLEEGGIRMLTPDGVASVITDQIFRKRGAQLIIPDKQSSLTGIRGWPTWLKVILLDQLGSSSSKVGS from the coding sequence ATGTCGCTGGTAAAACTGTCAGAATCCGCGCCCGTCAGGGGCCTGCAGTCGCTCAGCGCCGTAATTCAATCGCCCTATTTCTCCGGGCCTCTCCTCGCCGCGCTGCTCTATGCGCCCGACCACCTCAAGCAGCAGGTCCTGCAGCACCTCCCGCCCAACTTCAACATTGACGTTGCCAAAAATGTGCTCCAGGTCCTGCTGGGCCTGGGAGTCCTGAAAACCATCAACCAGGGCCTCAgctccatggccgccaacagCTGGCGCGtgacggcggccaagggcTGGGACTGGCCCGGTGAAATCGCCGTCGTGACGGGCGGCTGTAGCGGAATCGGATATTGCATCGTCAAGCGTCTGGTAGCCCGTAGAGTCAAGGTCGCCATCCTAGATGTCCAAGACCCACCAAAggactttgccgccgaccCTCTCGTTCGCTTCTACAAGTGTGATATCACGTCTCCCGACTccgtggccaaggccgccgacgccatccggAAGGACCTGGGCCACCCGTCCATCCTggtcaacaacgccggcatTACGAGGCCCCTGCCCATCCTCGAGATGCCCCAGGACTTTTTGCACAAGATCTTTGACGTCAACTGCCTGTCGCACTGGACCCTAGTGCAGCAGTTCCTCCCGCACATGATCAAAGTCAACAAGGGCCACATCATGACCGtggccagcatggcctcCTTCATCGCCCTGCCCAGGGGTGCCGACTACTCGGCCACCAAGGCCGCTGCCCTGTCATTCCACGAGTCGCTGGCCATTGAGCTGAAGCACGTCTACAAGGCGGACAGCGTCCTGACCTCGGTTGCCCACCCCAACTTTGTACGGACGCCCCTGGTGCAGGACTTTGGCCACCATCTCGAGGAGGGCGGCATCCGCATGCTCACCCCCGACGGCGTCGCCAGCGTCATCACCGACCAGATCTTCAGGAAGCGAGGTGCTCAGCTCATTATCCCGGACAAGCAGTCTTCCCTTACCGGCATCCGCGGCTGGCCCACCTGGCTCAAGGTCATTCTGCTCGACCAGCtcggctccagctccagcaagGTCGGGTCTTGA
- the vlmA_1 gene encoding Fatty acid hydroxylase vlmA produces MTATQTQPAAASTTVRHKDSMKSTWRLNDRSTWNMYQKTIDFFGVHPVALDQPVPKHPKSDKVPHLGQVSQHIWILFYGLLPLALHQAFVSLTGWNISKHAAFHFYMILFNAIIVKEVHVLRRLGHKHGFLDGDAHDRDGVPDHGAGKVVWSIYKTIGARLAMMVWFSYTPTQAPLDVMSDWQWWAKLYFQTGLYGIILDFWFYVYHRAMHDVPFLWKFHRTHHLTKHPNPLLSAYADEEQEFFDMVVVPFLTYATFWSLGMPLGFYNWWMCQQYIVYTEVWGHSGIRVHLAAPSTLSWLLTALNMELCVEDHDLHHRKGWRKSQNYGKQTRVWDRLFGTCGERIESFDENIDYVNQAYMPIF; encoded by the coding sequence ATGACAGCAACGCAGACCCAGCCGGCTGCGGCTTCGACAACAGTTCGCCACAAAGACTCGATGAAGTCTACATGGCGCCTCAACGACCGCAGCACATGGAACATGTACCAAAAGACCATCGACTTCTTCGGCGTCCATCCCGTTGCGCTGGACCAACCCGTTCCCAAGCACCCAAAGTCCGATAAAGTGCCACACCTGGGACAAGTCTCGCAACATATCTGGATCCTGTTCTACGGCTTGCTTCCCTTGGCCCTACACCAGGCATTTGTGTCGTTGACGGGCTGGAATATCAGCAAGCACGCCGCCTTCCACTTCTACATGATTctcttcaacgccatcatcgtcaagGAAGTCCACGTCCTGCGTCGTCTCGGCCACAAGCACGGCTTCCTTGACGGCGACGCCCACGACCGCGATGGCGTCCCCGACCACGGCGCCGGAAAAGTCGTCTGGTCCATATACAAGACCATCGGTGCGCGCCTCGCCATGATGGTCTGGTTCAGCTACACCCCTACCCAGGCGCCGCTTGACGTCATGAGCGACTGGCAGTGGTGGGCCAAGCTGTACTTCCAGACGGGCCTCTACGGCATTATTCTTGACTTCTGGTTCTACGTCTACCACCGCGCCATGCACGACGTGCCCTTTTTGTGGAAGTTTCACCGCACCCACCACCTGACCAAGCACCCTAACCCGCTATTATCCGCGTACGCCGACGAAGAACAGGAATTCTTCGACATGGTTGTCGTCCCGTTCCTGACCTACGCCACCTTCTGGTCGCTGGGCATGCCGCTGGGCTTTTATAACTGGTGGATGTGTCAGCAGTACATCGTGTATACCGAAGTCTGGGGCCACAGCGGCATCCGCGTCCATCTCGCTGCTCCGTCTACCTTGAGCTGGCTCCTGACCGCGCTAAACATGGAGCTCTGCGTCGAGGACCACGATTTGCATCACCGCAAGGGCTGGAGAAAGAGCCAAAACTACGGCAAGCAGACGCGCGTGTGGGACAGGCTCTTTGGCACGTGTGGCGAGAGGATCGAGTCGTTTGACGAAAATATCGACTACGTCAACCAGGCGTACATGCCTATTTTCTGA
- the swnK_0 gene encoding Reducing polyketide synthase, translated as MTEGWNIDFGRIVLHQRLSGIVLRLIQGLEEPDLSYSVVFVVLVMWGILCPVSEVPWASEIETALSRDGIKTLHAGRLEEATKVAGLLCLWLYNAHMLHQTRYFAAKTPALLQAAAQARFAPPVVWVPGTRSPRLGAAPLWGLARAVGIKHPGLCLHLNDLGQGDVTALVPAVSLGAEPEYAAWTVPRP; from the exons ATGACAGAAGGTTGGAATATCGATTTCGGACGGATCGTGTTGCATCAGAGGCTATCTGGAATCGTTCTTCGTTTAATACAAGGATTAGAAGAGCCGGATCTGTCGTATTCTGTTGTTTTTGTAGTTCTTGTAAT GTGGGGCATTTTGTGCCCGGTCAGCGAGGTGCCGTGGGCTTCCGAGATCGAAACCGCCCTGTCTCGCGATGGCATAAAAACCCTGCACGCTGGCCGGCTTGAGGAAGCTACCAAGGTAGCAGGCCTGCTCTGCCTATGGCTTTATAATGCGCACATGTTGCACCAGACAAGGTACTTTGCGGCAAAGACACCGGCCTTGCTGCAGGCCGCAGCCCAGGCACGTTTCGCACCGCCGGTTGTGTGGGTCCCCGGAACGCGGTCACCGCGGCTCGGCGCCGCGCCGCTATGGGGCCTCGCCCGGGCGGTCGGCATCAAGCACCCGGGACTGTGTCTCCACCTGAATGACTTGGGCCAGGGGGACGTGACCGCCCTTGTACCTGCTGTGAGCCTAGGAGCCGAGCCCGAATACGCCGCTTGGACAGTTCCCAGGCCATGA